The Labilithrix sp. genomic sequence AGGCGCTGGAGATAGGCGATCACGGCGACCATCTGCGTGTCGGGCGCGACCTCCGCTCCCTCCTTCGCCAGGTCGGCCGCGATCTCGCCGCCCTGCGCCCGCGCGTCCGCCTCCGCCGCGCGGATCTGCTCGTCGGTGTACGGGACGCCGACCTGCTTCAGCGCGTGCAGCTTGTCGCCCGTGCGCGCGAGGTCGAGCTTCTCGTGCGAGAAGTGGGCGTAGGCCGGCATGTTCGAGCCCGGCGTGATCGCGCGGGGATCGACGAGGTGGTGGTAGTGCCAGAGGTTCGGGTACTTGCCGCCCTCGCGCGCGAGGTCCGGCCCCGTGCGCTTGCTCCCCCACTGGAACGGGTGGTCGAGGCTCGACTCCGCGAGCGTCGACGGATCGCCGTAGCGCAGCGTCTCGAAGCGCATCGGGCGGATCATCTGCGAGTGGCACGTGTAGCAACCCTCCGCGATGAAGACGTCGCGGCCCTCGATCTCGAGCGCGCGGTACGGCTTCGCGTCCGCCGCCTCGATCGGCTTCACCACGAGCGCGGGGACGAGCTCGGCGACGCCGCCGGCGAGCACGGCGAGGCCGGCGAGGACGGTGAAGAGGAGCGCGCGCCCCTCGAGGATGCGGTGGAACCCGGCGCCGTGGCCGTTCCGCGCGGCCTGCGTCGCCATCGCGCCGAACACGCCGACGCAGCCCGCGAGGATGAGGAAGAGCGGGCTCGTGAAGGTGTTCGAGGCGAGCGCCGCGCCGCCGAGGCCGAGCACGACGACGACGAGGACGATCGGCCGCGAGAAGACGACGTCGCGCCAAGGCACCTCCGGCGCGGGCGCGAGCGGCACCACGTCCACCGTCGTCTCGATCGCGCGCCGGCTCATGCCGGTGCGCACGAGGTTGTAGGCCATCAGCACCATGCCGGCGAGGTACATCGAGCCGCCGACGAGGCGGAACCAGTACATCGGTTTGATCGCCTCGAGCGTCTCGACGAACGTGGGATAGACGAGCGAGCCGTCCGGGTTCGTCGCGCGCCACATCATCCCTTGCGTGACGCCGCTGATCCACATCGCCGCCATGTAGAGGAGGATCCCGAACGTCCCGATCCAGAAGTGGAAGTCGGCGAGGCGCTTGGAGTGGAGCTCGCGGCCGGCGAGCTTCGGGACGAGGAAATAGAACATCCCCGCCGCCATGAAGCCGTTCCAGCCGAGCGCGCCGGAGTGGACGTGGCCGATGATCCAGTCGGTGTAGTGCGCGAGGCCGGAGACGCTCTTGATCGAGAGGAGCGGACCCTCGAACGTCGCCATTCCGTAGAAGGTGACGCCGGCGGCGAAGAACTTGAGGACCGGCTCGCTCCGCACCTTCGCCCAGGCGCCGCGGAGGGTGAGGAGGCCGTTGAGCATTCCGCCCCACGACGGCGCCCAAAGCATCAGACTGAAGATCATCCCGAGCGTCTGCGCCCAATCCGGGAGCGCGGTATTCAGGAGATGGTGCGGGCCCGCCCAGATGTAGACGAAGATGAGGGCCCAGAAGTGAATGATGCTGAGCCGGTAGCTGTAGACCGGCCGCCCCGCCGCCTTGGGCAAGTAGTAATACATGATGCCGAGCACCGGGGTCGTGAGGAAGAACGCGACCGCGTTGTGGCCGTACCACCACTGCACGAGCGCGTCCTGCGCGCCGCCGTAAACCGAATAGCTCTTCAGCGTAGTGCCCAGTACCGGGATCGCGAGCGAGTTGACGACGTGGAGGATCGCCACCGTCACGATCGTCGCGATGTAGAACCAGAGCGCGACGTAGAGGTGCTTCTCGTTCCGCCGCGCCAGGGTCCAGAAGAAGTTGACCGCGAAGACGATCCAGATCCCGGCGATCGCGATGTCGATCGGCCACTCGAGCTCCGCGTACTCCTTGCCCTGCGTGAGGCCGAGCGGGAGCGTGATCGCGGCGGCGACGATGATCGCCTGCCAGCCCCAGAAATGGATCTTCGACAGGAGATCGCTCGCCGTGCGCGTCTTCAGGAGCCGCTGGGTGGAGTGGTAAATCCCGGCGAAGATCATGTTCCCGACGAACGCGAAGATGACGGCGTTCGTGTGGAGCGGCCGGAGGCGCCCGAAGGAGAGCATCGCGTGCACGTTCGCGGGCGCGAACGCGAGCTGCAGCGCCGCGACGACGCCGACGAGCATGCCGACGATGCCCCAGAGCACCGAGGCGGCGACGAACCTCCGCGGTGTGTCGTCTTCGTAGGTGATGCGTGTGGTCAGGGTGCTCATGGCTTCTTGTTTTCGGCCTTGTCTTCGAGCGGGAGGAGCGCGAGGCGATCGGCGTGATCGAAGTCACGCTGCTTGGTGGTGAAGAGGAACAGGAGGACCGAGCCGGCGACGAGGCCGAGGCTCACGAAGACCTGCATGATCAGGATGTCCATGGTTTCTCGAGGCGGAGGGTCGTGACGAGGACGGTGGAGAGCGAGCTCACGGGCATGAGCACGGCGCAGAGGAGCGGCGTCATGAGGCCCATCACCGCGAGCGAGACGGTGATCGCGTTGTAGGCAAGGGCCACGCCGAGGTTCAGG encodes the following:
- a CDS encoding cytochrome oxidase, yielding MDILIMQVFVSLGLVAGSVLLFLFTTKQRDFDHADRLALLPLEDKAENKKP
- the ccoN gene encoding cytochrome-c oxidase, cbb3-type subunit I, coding for MSTLTTRITYEDDTPRRFVAASVLWGIVGMLVGVVAALQLAFAPANVHAMLSFGRLRPLHTNAVIFAFVGNMIFAGIYHSTQRLLKTRTASDLLSKIHFWGWQAIIVAAAITLPLGLTQGKEYAELEWPIDIAIAGIWIVFAVNFFWTLARRNEKHLYVALWFYIATIVTVAILHVVNSLAIPVLGTTLKSYSVYGGAQDALVQWWYGHNAVAFFLTTPVLGIMYYYLPKAAGRPVYSYRLSIIHFWALIFVYIWAGPHHLLNTALPDWAQTLGMIFSLMLWAPSWGGMLNGLLTLRGAWAKVRSEPVLKFFAAGVTFYGMATFEGPLLSIKSVSGLAHYTDWIIGHVHSGALGWNGFMAAGMFYFLVPKLAGRELHSKRLADFHFWIGTFGILLYMAAMWISGVTQGMMWRATNPDGSLVYPTFVETLEAIKPMYWFRLVGGSMYLAGMVLMAYNLVRTGMSRRAIETTVDVVPLAPAPEVPWRDVVFSRPIVLVVVVLGLGGAALASNTFTSPLFLILAGCVGVFGAMATQAARNGHGAGFHRILEGRALLFTVLAGLAVLAGGVAELVPALVVKPIEAADAKPYRALEIEGRDVFIAEGCYTCHSQMIRPMRFETLRYGDPSTLAESSLDHPFQWGSKRTGPDLAREGGKYPNLWHYHHLVDPRAITPGSNMPAYAHFSHEKLDLARTGDKLHALKQVGVPYTDEQIRAAEADARAQGGEIAADLAKEGAEVAPDTQMVAVIAYLQRLGKKPAPPEKTNEAVSLEEGKR